A region from the Panicum hallii strain FIL2 chromosome 1, PHallii_v3.1, whole genome shotgun sequence genome encodes:
- the LOC112877863 gene encoding uncharacterized protein LOC112877863: MVSRPVILVFLLVILIVTSQFEWKQQLVNELESTTRNQKHISSREEFVKDKIILSQEKMIQKLNDFIQNLQQQLLQCRENNKTVNSSRTSLTSYFIEIQRQHMMDD, from the exons ATGGTGTCGAGGCCTGTAATTCTTGTCTTTCTCTTGGTGATTCTCATTGTTACATCCCAGTTTGAATGGAAGCAACAGCTTGTCAATGAGTTGGAATCTACGACTCGCAACCAGAAACATATTTCAAGTAGAGAGGAGTTTGTCAAGGATAAG ATAATCTTATCTCAAGAAAAGATGATTCAGAAATTGAATGACTTCATCCAGAATCTTCAGCAACAGTTGCTGCAATGCCGTGAAAATAATAAGACAGTCAATTCTTCTCGGACTTCTTTGACATCTTATTTTATTGAGATCCAGAGGCAGCATATGATGGATGATTGA